A segment of the Cenarchaeum symbiosum A genome:
CCGTAGGGACGGAGATGCTCTATGCGTTTGTCGACGAATCGTCGGGGTTTGTGCTGACCGATAAGAGCGGGCACATACTGGCAATAGTGGACAATGACGGCCTCTCCAAGACTGTAATCCAGGGCGTTACTCCGCCTCAAAAGGAGGCGCTGATAAAGTCCTTCCAGGCGGACAACATACCTGAATACAAGGGCATGGTCACTCTTCCCGTGTGATCAAATCCGCAACATTTTAGACACCTGTGTATGGCTGGATATACATGGGAAGCTTTAGCCGCGAGATAGAGGTGCGCGGGCACCTCATAGATTCGTCCATACTGACCAGGATATTCGACGGCGTAATGGACCTAAAAGGCGATTTTGAGGTGCTCGAGATAACCATAGGCAAGAGAAAGGGGGATCCCAGCTATGCGAGATTGATGGTCCAGGGGGGCACGCAGGTGCACCTGGACAGGATCCTAGACATTGCGTACAGGGCCGGCGCCACATCCAAGGTGGAGCGCGACGCGCATCTTGCACGGGCCCCCAAGAACATGGCGATGCCTGACAACTTTTACAGCACGACCAACAACAGGACGCAGATATTCCTCGGGAACAGGTGGACAGACGTGCAGGACATGATGATGGACAAGTGCATAGTGGTCAAGGGGAAGAGGGCCGCATGCGTGCCGATTAGAGAGGTTAAACGCGGCGACCTTGTAGTGGTGGGAGAATCGGGCGTCAAGGTGACGCCGCCCGAGAGGCCGCGCGAGGGGGTAAACGTGTTTGAGTTCATGGGGAGCAGCAGTTCAAGCGAGCGGCCCACCCAGCATATCGCCCGGAGGGTCGCCGAAGACATGTACAGGACCAAGGCCAAAGGCGGCAGGATAGTCCTCGTGGCGGCCCCGCCATAGTGCACACGGGCGCGGCAGATTCTGTCGCGGAGCTTGTAAAAAAGGGCTATATCCGCGGTGTCCTGGCCGGCAACGCACTGGCAGTCCACGATATTGAATACGCCACCTTGGGCACCTCGCTTGGCATGAATGTTCACGACGGCACGCTTGCAGTAAGAGGCCATAGAAACCACATGGAGGCGATAAACAGCGTCTTCCGGGCGGGCTCCATACCAAGGATGGTATCCTCGGGCGCTCTCAAGAGGGGGATAATGTACCAGTGCATA
Coding sequences within it:
- a CDS encoding conserved hypothetical protein (COG1915) produces the protein MGSFSREIEVRGHLIDSSILTRIFDGVMDLKGDFEVLEITIGKRKGDPSYARLMVQGGTQVHLDRILDIAYRAGATSKVERDAHLARAPKNMAMPDNFYSTTNNRTQIFLGNRWTDVQDMMMDKCIVVKGKRAACVPIREVKRGDLVVVGESGVKVTPPERPREGVNVFEFMGSSSSSERPTQHIARRVAEDMYRTKAKGGRIVLVAAPP